The sequence CTCATAGATTATTTAAATTATCTTATTAGAAAAGAATTATGGGTTCATAAATCGTTACTAAAACATAAAGGTAAAATTATTAAGTTTGTTATAAACGATCATAATTTTTTTTTAAAAATTAACAATCAAGGTTTTTTTAATAAGCAATATTTAAACCAAGAAGTAGATTTATTATTAAAAATCTCTTTTAATGAATCTTTATTGAATTTTGCTTTAAAAGTTTATCATATAATAAATAATAAAGTTAATTATAATAAAATATTACATATATCTGGAGATGCATCTTTAGCAAAAACTATTTTATTTTTAATGCAAAATTTAAATTTTAATATTATTAATGAAATGATAGAAACATGTGATGATGTTTATTTTTTATTTATAATAAATTTTTTTAAAACTATGCACATCGAATTAAATAAAATAATTTATAATTTTTTTTGCAACATCACAGAATTTCTTACTGAAGAATCAAACTTGTTAATTTCTTATCCAAGATTACATACCATTAAAAATGATACTAATCATATCAGCAATAAAATTTATGAATTACAAAATAATATAAATGCTCTTAATAAACGTATAAAAAATAATAACTACTAAATTAATATGTCTATATTTTACCGTATATTATATATAATATATACTTTTATAAAATACCGATTAGATTTTTTTTTAAAAAATAAATTTTTGTTTTTTAAAATTGCTCGATTATGGAAAAAACCTAAATATTCTAGAGGTGTTAGTTTAAGATTATTTTTTGAAGATTTAGGACCAATTTTTATAAAATTTGGTCAATTATTATCTACAAGAGGTGATTTAATACCTGATGATATAATTCAAGAATTATCTTTATTACAAGAAAAAGTACCTGCTTTTTCTTCAAATATAGCTATTGCTATAATCGAAAAAGATTTTAATAATTCAATAAATAATATTTTTAAAAAATTTGATCATATCCCTATTGCATCTGCATCAGTAGCTCAAGTTCATAGTGCTATAACAAATGATGGCACAAAAGTAGCTGTGAAAATAATTAGGCCAAATATAAATAATATTATTAGTTATGATATAAAAATTTTATCTATATTATCTTGGGTTTTAGAAAAATTTTTTATTGATTTAAAAAGATTACGTTTAAGAAAAATAGTTAAAGAATTTGATAAATATATTCATGATGAACTTGATTTAATTCAAGAAGCTTCTAATTGTAGTCAATTAAGAAAAAATTTTCAATCATCCAAAGTACGCCAGGATATGCTTATAGTCCCAAAAGTATTTTGGGATATTACTTCAAAAAATGTTTTTACCATGGAATTTATGAATGGTATACCTATTAATAATATTGATAAAATAAATAAATCTGGAATAGATATTTCTAAATTAGCTATTAATGGAGTAAAAATATTTTTTACACAAGTCTTTTTTGATGGATTTTTTCATGCAGATATGCACCCAGGAAACATATATGTTTCTAATCATCCAAATTCTTTAGGTAAATATATAGCTATGGATTTTGGTATAGTTTGTACTTTATCTGAGCAAGATAAAAATTATTTAGCACAAAATTTTTTAGCATTTTTTCAACGAAATTATAAAAAAGTTGCACAACTACATATTGAATCAGGATGGGTACCTAAAAATACACGTGAAGAAGAATTAGAAAACTCTATAAGGGCAGTATGTGAACCATATTTTGATCGCCCTTTATCTCAAATTTCTCTTGGTAAATTACTATTAAGATTATTTATGCTATCTAAAAGATTTAATATATATATACAACCCCAATTAATTTTATTACAGAAAACATTATTAAATATTGAAGGGTTAGGTTTAAAGTTAGACCCATCTTTAGATATTTGGAATATAGCAAGGCCCTATTTAGAAATATGGATGAAAGAACAAATAGGATTAAAAGGTTTTTTAAAATCTATGCATAACGAATCTATATATTGGTCTAAATTTATTCCTCAAGTGCCTAGATTGTTACATAAACAAATAACTAATTCTATTTCTAATGAATTTATATTGAATGAAATAAAAGAAATTAAAAAAAATAATAAAATGAAAAAAATATTGATAATTTTATTATTATTTTTGATATTTTTTAAATAAAATCAGATCTATTTTCTAGATATTGAAAAATATTAATAATTACAAATTTGAATATCTTCAGAAATTATAAAATTTTAATTTAATATAATTAATCTTCTTAATATTTAAAAAAAAGATAATTTTGATTATTTCAACATAGCATATTGAAAAAATTTAAAATATTCATATAAAATAGTGAAATTTCTATCTTAATAGTATTAGGCTACAGCAATAATATATAAAAATATATAGATAATTTTCTTATATTATACAAATATCTAAACTCGTATTATAAGATTAAAATATATTTAA comes from Candidatus Kinetoplastibacterium sorsogonicusi and encodes:
- the ubiB gene encoding ubiquinone biosynthesis regulatory protein kinase UbiB, which gives rise to MSIFYRILYIIYTFIKYRLDFFLKNKFLFFKIARLWKKPKYSRGVSLRLFFEDLGPIFIKFGQLLSTRGDLIPDDIIQELSLLQEKVPAFSSNIAIAIIEKDFNNSINNIFKKFDHIPIASASVAQVHSAITNDGTKVAVKIIRPNINNIISYDIKILSILSWVLEKFFIDLKRLRLRKIVKEFDKYIHDELDLIQEASNCSQLRKNFQSSKVRQDMLIVPKVFWDITSKNVFTMEFMNGIPINNIDKINKSGIDISKLAINGVKIFFTQVFFDGFFHADMHPGNIYVSNHPNSLGKYIAMDFGIVCTLSEQDKNYLAQNFLAFFQRNYKKVAQLHIESGWVPKNTREEELENSIRAVCEPYFDRPLSQISLGKLLLRLFMLSKRFNIYIQPQLILLQKTLLNIEGLGLKLDPSLDIWNIARPYLEIWMKEQIGLKGFLKSMHNESIYWSKFIPQVPRLLHKQITNSISNEFILNEIKEIKKNNKMKKILIILLLFLIFFK